In Magnetospirillum sp. XM-1, a single window of DNA contains:
- a CDS encoding bacteriohemerythrin produces the protein MGISMPSEQANEPGIAVNKSNISIFEFSPEMSVGNETIDADHKAFFELAKLLHDTLSGGERGVIVLSSLAILEEYVDGHFLREEKAMRKVSYSNFAEHRLKHNQFRARIKAISEVFQQGITSAADDLPPLVVHWLRSHIANEDQRYKRWINNSAVDNRPLVYLAMEAEHET, from the coding sequence ATGGGTATTTCTATGCCAAGTGAACAAGCCAATGAACCGGGTATAGCCGTAAATAAATCGAACATTTCAATTTTTGAATTTTCACCAGAAATGTCTGTTGGAAATGAAACAATTGATGCAGATCACAAGGCATTCTTCGAGCTTGCAAAATTACTACACGACACCTTGAGTGGCGGCGAACGAGGCGTGATCGTATTAAGCTCATTGGCGATTCTTGAAGAGTATGTCGATGGTCATTTCCTTCGCGAAGAAAAAGCTATGCGTAAGGTCAGTTATTCGAATTTTGCTGAACATCGCCTCAAGCACAATCAATTCCGTGCCCGGATCAAGGCGATTTCAGAGGTTTTCCAGCAAGGCATTACATCCGCAGCCGATGACCTTCCGCCCTTGGTTGTCCACTGGCTACGCAGCCACATTGCAAATGAAGACCAGAGATATAAACGTTGGATAAATAATTCCGCTGTTGATAATCGCCCGCTGGTCTATCTGGCGATGGAAGCCGAGCATGAAACCTAA